TGTTCCGGTAAAAGTCGGTGAAGCTAAAGGAGATTTAAGATCCAGGGCAGCTTGCAAACCAGTGGTTTTAGCAATGGTCAGGTCAGCGTCAGCGATGGTCAACTTGCTGTAAGGAATGCCTGCAGCAGCCGCGATCATGGCATTGGTAACTTTTAGTGCGCCGATGGCAGATACGCCAGCGTTAGTGATTGTCACATCACCGGTCATATCTACATATGTTGGGACTCCTGTTGCGTTACCAACAATAATCTGAGCTGATGCTCCTGAAGCAAGTTTGGATAAAGCAATGACTGCGGCAGCGCTAATGTCAGCATTGGCAATCGTGCCGTCAGTAATCTCGCCGGTTTCAATTGTCTGGCCAAGCAAACTAACTTCTCCTGTAGCATCAGGAAAAGTGTAAGTCCGATCAGCCACGGCCGCGCCAACGTCAAATATACCGTAGAAAGCGCCGCCCGAGCCACGTATTTTCAGTTCTGAACTGGCATTATTGAGAACAACGTCGAAAGCGCCGGTCTGATCCCAATCAGCAGTCAAAGCGGCTAAAGCTACGCTTGGAGTGCCTGCTTCTGCGGCTGCGCCCACGGCAATGCCATTGCCCGCAGTCAAGCTGGCAACATAGTCGCCGGTAGTATCAGTCGTCAAAGCCACTTTGTTTGCGCCAATAGTGGTGACTCCAGCGCCGTCAATAGTAACATCTCCTGACATACTCACCCAATTGGTATCAGGAGTAGCGTCAGACATCAAAAGCTGTCCTGCTGTTCCTTGAGCAATTTCTGCCACGCCAATCTGATCATTAGGCAAAGAAACTGTTCCCGAAGCCACGGTCAAACCAGTCAAACCGGTCAAAGCACCAACAATGGCTGAGTTGCCGGTAATGGCGGCTCCGCCGGAGGCTACTGTCAATCCTGTTAATCCGCCTAAGGCTCCTGTAATTGTTGAATTGCCGGTAATGTTGGCTCCGCCAGAAGCGACAGTTAAACCAGTCAATCCGCCTAAAGCTCCGGTGATTGTTGAAGCGCCAGTAACATTCATTCCCCCGGCAGTCACGGTCAATCCGCCCGCCGCCACAGTCACTGCGCCGGTAGCATTAACTAAGGTTAATGTCTTGCCAGTCGGGCCAATAATAACATTGCCGGTTGAAGTGCCGCCAACTGTAATCGTTTCTGTTCCCTTAGCGTCAATAGTTAACGCCTGGTTGGCTCCTGCGCCATAAGCAGAAATATTGCCGGTAGTCAGGGTTCCCTGAACTACGGTATTGCCAGTTGCCGAAGCAACGGTGAATTTGCTCGTAGCAACATCAAAGTCGCCGGCAGTGTGAAGAGCGCCGGTGGCATCAGCCACGGTAAAAACGCCGGCGTCAGCAGTAATGCCGCCATTGGCGGTCAAAAGGCCGGTCACTCCCAAGGTAGTATCAAGAGTTGTCGCCTGATCCACATTGAAAGTACCCAGAATGGTCGTGGGCATGCCAGTCCTGCTGATATTGACGGCATTGGCGTTGATCGCTCCTAAAGCCAGGGCAGTGGCAGTCGATTTGTCCACTCCGCCGTCAGCGTAAAGCGCGCCGGTAAAAGTCTGGGCGCCGGTTACGGTCAAGGTGCCGGCGACAAGCGTGTTGCCGGTGGCCCCATCAACGGTAAATTTGTTGGTGTTAATCGCCAAATTGCCGTTAGATCCGGTCACCACAAACTTATCTGTATTGACGGTAATATTGCCTCCGGTGGCGATGTTAGACCCTATGGTCGTCGCCGCCTGGATTCCGGAAGCAAGCATCATTCCTATAAGAACTAGAGAAAGTATTTTTATTTTGTTTTGCATTTTAGATTAATTCGTTTTCTCGCCGTTTTTTATGCATCGAAAAACGGAAAGAAAAATATTGTTAACTTTAATATTTTGTCGACCTAAACTTTTTAATTTATTGTGATTGTTCCTTGAATATTAAAATCAAGGATATCTCGACCTTTAAACCTCCCTGTTTTAAAATTCCGCAGGGCATTTTTAAATTATATCACCTAACCAAAAAAAGAACAACATCTGTCAACTGTGGATAAACTAACTTAGCGCAAAACTCAAAACGCAAAGCGTAAAGTTACAGCTCAAAAGTTAAAGCTTCCTTTTTCCTTTAAGGGTAAGGATACTTGAGCCAAGAATGTTGGCTAATTCTGTTGTTTCTTTCAATAGTTGATTTACTTTTTCCTCTCTTGCCTTGCCAGAGTCTCTTAAAAGCCCTAGCCAAAATTTAGTTTCATTCGCTGACTTTAAGGCGTGGTTAAAAAAGTTAGTAAAATCCTTTTTGGTACTAGATGCTTGAGCTTCAATAATATTTGCCCCAATACTAGTAGCGCTTCTAAGTAATTGATTGGCAATAATCTTAGAAGATTGGTCTTGAGATAAACCATCAATGAATCTCATAACATCTAAGGCGAAAATGTATGCTCGATGTTTTAATTCTGGTTTTGAATTTTGCATTGTAGTTTTACGCTTTGCACTTTGCGCTTTACGCTTACATTGTATCATAAATAACCAAAAAGCCCCCAAAGGAGGCTTGATGGTTGTCCCACAAGGATGGACAAACTGAGAACTACTAACTAAGGAAGATACCGAACTATCTCGAGAACTATTTGCTGAGCGTCAAAGTTGATAGCGGGAAGCTAGGAACTTTGTAGTCGTCTGACCAATCAGACGTTGTCACCGCGTGGCCAGCAGCTGACCTGTCAGACCAGGCAAATGACTTGGTGACGGTTGTAGCTGAAGTGCAGCTGTCCGCAGCATTGTCAGTACCGAATGCTAGAGCATAGGTGGTAGTTGCCACCGAGCTTGCCAGATCAGGCACTCTTACCAGAACCGCATCACCGGTGTAGCCGCCGTAGGCCAAATCGCCTCTTAATTCATAGGTGTTGGTCGTTCCGTAGGATATCACTTCTTCGTTGGTAGCGACAAAAACAGCATAGGTCCCGCCATTGGCATCAGTATCAGTTCTGAAGTACCAGGCTCCGGCCACTTGGGTGTTGGTCGCTGAGTTGTAAACCTTCATTGAAGATTCATCAATCAGCTTAGTGTCCGCTGCGCCGTCAGTCGCAACAATCATGTAAACGCCGTCTGTCTTGATAGTCGTGGTGTCATCGGTACCGATGGTTCTGACGGTTGTAGCGTCAGTGTGAATAGAGCCAGAGAAGTGGAACATCATCGCTTTCCAACCGATATTGCCGATTGCGTCAGCAGAAACAGTCCACTTGTAGAGCGTCTTCGTGCCAGAACTCAACAGAGTTGAAGGCAGAGAACCAGCAGCTAAAGTAGGCACTGATTGCCTCAAGATCTGCTCGGTGCCGCAAAGGTCTGTTGTGCCGGCAACGCTGATAGATCCCTTAGACTCGGCTCCCTCAGCAGTTATCACATAGCTTGGACTGACTGCGTCTACGCAGAGCTTCGGAGCGTCTCCGCTTGAAGCGCCGCTAGTTGAACCAATACCTGCCAAGTCTCCGACAAGAGTCAAAACCTTGGTCTGGTTCTTAAGCACTCTCACATAAGCTCCCGGAAGGAAGTTGAATGTGACTAAGCCTCCGGAAAGGTATCCGGTTGAACCTACCTGGGTTGTTCCGTCGTAAATCTTGACAGCCGAAAAGTCTCCGTCTGCTCCACCTGATACGATAATCCTGATTGACTTTATGTCAACTGCTTCATAAATAGCAGTGAACAAGACCTTGGTGAAGCTTACCGCGCTTTTACCCTGGCCTTCGGCTCCGACTGCCTGACTGGCAATGATCGGAGTGTCGGGGTTGGTCGTTAAAGTCAAGGATCCTGCGGTTGTCAGGGTCACCTCGTATTCTCCTGCGCCAGTAACTGCGTAGTTAACGCCGCTCGTTGGGCTTAGGGTCGGAGTAATGCTCGCTCCCGAAGTCAATCCGCTAACAGTAACGCTGGCTGGTAAATCAATACCAAGAGCATTCAGGTGAGCATTGACCGCTCCCGAAGGAGTGTCAGCATAAACGCCAATAACTTTCTGCTGGCCCTTGGAAACATCTATTCCCAAAGAGTTCAAAAAGTCAGAGGCGGAAAATGTCACTGTCCCCCCACCCGTGTCCCAAGGTTTGTAAGCGGTCAGCCTAGTGGTTCCATCGTAAAGGGCGATGCTGGAAATATCGGCATCAGCTCCGGTGCCTGAAGAAGTGCGGGTCAGTTTGACTGAAGTTATTCTGATATCTTCGGCTGTGCCGGCGGTCATCACAAAACTGACATAGTTTACGCCAGTTGAGCTCAAAACCACTGTCTGGTCAGCCGGACTTGAGCTGGCAGAGATAGTTAATGTACCCGTGCCAATTGTCATCAAGTTGCCTGTGGCAGAACCAGTTTCGGTGACATCCGCAGTGGAGTAAACTCCAGTTGAAGTAATGTCATCGGCAACGGTTCCCGCTCCCGGCAAATCAAAGTGGACCGAAGAGGTAGTGCTGCTTGATGGAACATCAGCTACTACAGTTAAGATTACTGTGGTCCCGGCCGGAACGGTCAAGCTGCCCGAGAAGGAAGCTGAAGCGGTCGGTGAAGCCACGGTTGACCCGAACTGGGTGCCGTCTGATTTCATCAGTTTCACACTGGTCACGTCTCCAGAATCGCACGCATCTCCCGTACCCGTGCCTGCTTCGTAACATCTAATAGTTACGGCGGAAACCAGCATATCTTCGCCGGTCCCGGCAGTAAAGTTGATCTTGGTGAACTCTTTCCCCGCTACGCCCTTAACATAAGTCTGGGCTGAAGGCGTGGTTGAGCTCAAAGATACCACCAGGGTGCCGTAAGAAGAAATGGTGTGGCCGTTGCCGGTTGGCGTCGGGCTGCCGAGAGTCACTGAACCAGACGGCAAATCATACTGGGAAGTAAGGCCATCTGCTCTCAGATCGGCTGCGGCATTGACTTTCAAGCCAATCCGGCTGGTTCCGGCTGTTGCTCCCGATGGAACATCAGCTTTCACCTGAATAACTTTGTTGGTAGAAACCGGCATATCAAATAAACCACCGCCTGAATCCCAGCCAATGGTATTAGCGCCGAATTTTACCGTAGATCCAACCATGCTGCCCGAGGCAATCAGGGTTGAACCGTCGTACAAGCTGATATTGGAAATATCAGTCGCGGTTCCGCTAGCGCTCGCCTGGGTAAGAGTCAATTCTGTTATTCTCGCGCCTTCTGTTGAACCGGTCGAGAACTTAAAGGCGGCGACTAAACGGTTGGTCGTTCCTAAAACATAACTCTGGACTGCCGGGTTAGTGGCAGAGTCAAGAGCCACGCTCAAGGTTCCCTGACCAATGGTCATGGTCGCGCCAGTTTGGCGGCTGAAAGCGGTGCCGCTGCTGTAGGTAATGGTTACGCCGCCGCCAGAGTTTGAACCATAGGCATCAACGTCAGTTGCCTGGGTAATCTCAAAAATGACGGTCCGTGAAGTGTTAATGCCGGCCGCAGTATCTGCGTAGGCATAAACATACTTCGACTGGCCAGAATTGATTATCAAAGGCGAAGCTGATAGATCAAAGGTTGCTGTGTTGTCTGAACCCAATTCAGCTACAGTCGAGCCTAATTGAGCTCCAGAAACCTTTAATTTAAGGTTAGAAACGTCGGTTCTGGTCGCAGAGCCAACATGGGTAACCTTAATTGATTTAACGCTGAAACCTTCTGAGACTGCGGCAAATTTCCAGGCGGCAATTTCCTGCTCCACTGCTCCGGAAAGGATGGTGGCAAGCGGGACCAAACCGGCCTGGACGTCAACATTAAGCGTACCAACAGAGACGCCGGCAATAGTCATTGCGTTGCTGACTATTGGGAATGACCCTGCCAGACCCGCTGAAGTTGAAACAATGTCTGCGATAGCCGCAATTCCTAAGGTAACGCTGTCGCCGACGGTGGCAGCGGAATAAATATTGGCCTTGACGGTCAATATTTTCTCGGTATTTGCGGGAACATTCCAGCTGACATTAAAGGTTGCTTTGTGAGTGGTTGTGTTTAAAGCCTGAGTCGAGCCAATCTGGGTTGAACCATCGTAAAGTTTGATGGCAGCAATGTCAGTGTCGGCAGAAACTCCGCCCCTGGAAACCACGATCTTTGAGACGGTATAGGCAGTTGATCCAGCAGCGAATTTCAAGCTGAAGAAGACCACGTTTTGTGAATTCTTGGCAACAGCTGAAGCTGCCGGAGCCGAACTCAAACTGACCGCATCTGCTGATGGGGTCGGGCTTGGGCTCGGACTTGGACTAGTTGTCGGACTTGGTGATGGCGTGACTCCGCCGCAATCAGCATTGGCAGCGGCTCTGGTCAAAGGACCAAAGTATCCAGCTGTGGGGCTGATGCTTTTGGCTTTCTGGTAGGCTGAAACCGCTGCCCTGGTCAAAGGACCAAAGTAGCTAGTGTTCAAACCGGCCGCCAAATGCCCCTTGCTGATCAGGAATTCCTGCAAAGCCTTCACATTACCACCCCTCAAACCATAGTAGAGGTTGGCGTTAAAGGAAACTGTGCAAGATCCTGACGCGGGGGTTGATGGTGTTCCGTTCAATTGGCTAGTTAACAGAGTCAATTGAGCCTGAAGGGCGGCGATCTGCGCCGCCAGCTCTTCTGCGGTCAAAGCGAAAGCTCCGCTCGGAACAATCATTGCCACCAAAGCCACGCTCATTACAATCGCTAAAAGTTTTTTCTGCATTTGTTTTTAATGTTTGTTAATTTTTGTTATTTTTTATTTCTGGCCATTGCCGACCGAGGCCCTAGTCTTTTGGGTAGAGATATCTCTTTTCGCACCCAAAAAACCCGGACCCTAAAGGCCTTCAGTTGTCAAAATAAAGCATTTTACGAATTACCGTAAACATCATTTTATTGCTGTGGATAGCTCAAAAGCAAAAGCCCTTCTAAAGCCTGCTCAAAACCGCCTTTTTGGTAATCTTCCTTGGCTTTCTCTAAAAGTTTCTCTTGAGAAGGGGTTAATGAACGGCCTTCCAGATCCTTAATCTGCTCTTCCACCTTCTTTTCCACCCACTGAGAATAAGCTTCGTCAAACTCTTTGGTTTCGCCGACAACCACTCCCAGAGCCTCGATCTTTTCCTTGTTTTCCTTTAATTTCCCTGCTTCGTCAACAATTCCTCTGGTCAATTTCGGCGAACCATCAACTATTTTTAATCTATCAGCCGCCTCAACCATGCTTTGCCTAAACTCATTGATTGCCGGCGCCATATTTTTCACCTGGTTATTCTGGACAATCTGGTTTAATTCAGTCAAGCGCCTATTCGCCAGTTCCAGCTGGGCCTCTGGCAACTTTTCTGAAGAAACAAAAAAGGTTTCTGCCCTCTCGGTCATCTTTTTAACCGGGTAAAGCAGGCTGCCGGGCAAAGCGTTTTGGGCAAATCCGAAAACTCCAACCAAAAGGCCGACAAAAGTTATGGCTACCAAAGCAGGCTTATATCCTTTATATCCTAAAGAAAAACGAGGCAAGATCTGGAAAACCTCAAGAATTTCACTAATCCGGCTGGTTCGCACCGCTTCCCCAGAGCCAAGAATCTGGCCTATTCCCGATTCCGTCGGGACGGCTCGTCTGAATTCTTGATTCAGAATAGAGCTTTTAGTCAAAACCACCCAATCTTTACTGGGTTGGATTCTGTTCAGGGTCTGGATTTTCTTAATCAGGTTTCTTTCGTTCATTTGAAGGTAAATCTGATTATCACCTATAATGACGCAAATTCCGCCAAAACGTTACAGCGAACAGTGAACAATGAGCAGTGAGCAGCGAGCAGCGGACAATTACTTTATGATCTTTTTTTCAATGGTTTTTATAGAAGCCCAGAGCATTTTCCCCACTTCTTCACAGACGGCTAAGGTCTTCAAATAGTCCTCTTTGCTTAAAATTTTCTCTCCAAAAGAAAAATAAAGAAGATATTTCGTTTCCTTTAGAGAACCATAAGCAATATGGAGAAATTGACGGCAGTCTTTGCTCCCCTTTCGGGCAAAACCCTCGATTATATTAAGAGGCACTGAAAGTGCTGCTCGCCTTAATTGAGAAACAATTCCGTAAAGCTCCTCCTTAGGGAAATTCTTAGTAAGGCAATAAACCGAATGAGCTAATTGGTCGGCTTTTTCAACCAAAGGGTTGTTCATTGTTCATTGTTCATTGTTCATTTGCTCTCTCAGAGCAGCCATTGCCCTATGGGTAATAACCCTAATCGTTCCTTCCGGCTTGCCCAAGATCAAAGCTATTTCTTTGACAGAGAGCCCGTCCAGGTATCTCCAGATAATGACTTCTTGCTGCTCCTCTCCAAGTTTAGATAGAGCCAGTTTTACCTGTCCCATATCTGAGTTTAAAATCGCTTTTTCTTCCAGGTTCATGCCAGGATCTGCCACATAGCTAGCTGAAACAATCTGAATTTTGCTTTTTTCCCGATAAAAATCAATAACCAGGTTTCTGGCAATCTGGTATAGAAAAGCGGCCCAGTTCTTAATTTCGGGCTTTGGATTTCCGGCCCTGAACCTATCCCAGGCCCGGACAAACGTTTCCGAAGTTAAATCCTGAGCCGTTTCCGTAGAATTCACTCTCAGGAAAATAAACCTGTAGATTCTAGAAATGTATTGGTCGTAGATTTTACTAAACCTATTTTGAAGGTTGCCCATATAGGACAGATAAGTTTATTTAGGGTAAATCAAGAATAAAATGATAGGACAAACTAGGGATAAACTGTGGATGGTTTTGTCCTAAGGAATGTCCTACCTATACAATATTGGTTGTTATGTTTGGCTTCGGCTGATAATATGTCTGATTTCTCTGTCCAATCCTTTCAACCAGATCCTGTGCCAGCAATTTTTCAAAGTCGCGCCTCAATGTCCTTTTGGTTACCCCCGGGAATATCTCTTTGAATTCCCAAACTTGAGCCTTGCCTTTTCCTTTTAAAATCTCTAAAATTCTGTCCCGGCGCCTGGTATTTTTCGGTGGACTATTAAAATCCAGCGGGCTTTCAGCCGTTATCGTTTCCGGAACTAATACTTCTGTATCTTCCAGTTCTTGTTTCATACTAGCATACCTCCCGCTTATCCTCAAGAGATTTCCGGGGCTTACCCAATTCTGTTCCTTAGCAACCGCAAAAAAACCTTCCAAAACCCTTAGATCCTGGCAGATATCCAAAACAAGTTCCCTTTGTTTTCCCAAAGCAAGACCCAATCTCAAATGGTTCGCCAGGATATTATCGGCCAATTCCCGGATTTTATAGCGCAGAGGCTCTTTTTTCGGGAAAAGCAAAGTCAAGCGATAAAGCTCCTCGGTCAATTGGATTAATTCTTGTTTTTCCATCTTCAGAACAGAATAGCTAAAAACTAAAGATTAGGCAACTAAAAAACCGGCTTCCGCCGAGCCTCAAGAGTTGCTTAATTAAGTTAAGCAACTAAGGTAAGTTCATTACCACGGGTCTGCCTGACCGCACTTTTTGTCGCCGTAAGTATTTTGGCTGAAAATCAAGCTGGAATTATTATCCAAATCCTGACAAGTGCTACTGGTGGGCCAGAAAATGCCATAATTATTGTTCCTGATTTCCAGGCCGGAAAGGGTTGGCAGAGTTGCCTGTCTAATCCACAAGCCAACTGATTTATAGTTGTTATTTCCGTAAAACACTTTTTGATTCCGCAAAATTAAATTCTCCAAGGAAGCGTTGCTACTTCCTGAAATATAGATCCGGCAGCCCGGTTATTGTCAAAAATAGAGTTTTTCAAACTAACATTAGCGCCGAGAATCCTGAAAGCGCCTTTTTCCGGCATAAAATCAAACGCCACTCCCCACTAGGCGGGATGATTTTCGAACCTTTAAGCGGGTTGAAACCGTGGCTCTTCCTGAAATTATGATTAATCAAGCGAAACAATTATTGGCTGTAGGACAGACATGCTATAAAATGCCTCTCTTTGCAAGTTCTTTCCGTTCCTCGTTTGTCAATAAAATCTCTGGTCTTTGCTGGACAATCTCTCTAAAAGAATCTAGCCCTCTATCGCTTACGCATTTGTCGTTATAGGCTCCTTTTTCGTTATCTCCCAACCCCCTGATCTCTCCGTCTAGAGTCAGAAGATATTCTATAAATCTAATATACGTATCCCCAGATAAATCGATAACGGATTCCGCGCTTATTGGTATCGGGACGGGGATGTTCTTAAACCCTTCACTATTTACGAGTTCTCCCCAAAATCTCAAAGCCCGAGGTAAATGATAAAAATTGGTCAAAAGACCAATCTTCTTATCTATCACATCGGTGTCCTCCTTAGTCCAGGTGTTAAAAATTGCGATCAAATTATGTCTGGTACAGGGTAAAGATGGACATTCAATAATTTGTATCCCTGGGCACTTTTCTTCAAGAAACTTTCTCATATCTCTTACCTTATCAGATCGCCCACCATTTTTCTCATTATAACCGCCAGTAAGTACA
This genomic stretch from bacterium harbors:
- a CDS encoding four helix bundle protein, translated to MQNSKPELKHRAYIFALDVMRFIDGLSQDQSSKIIANQLLRSATSIGANIIEAQASSTKKDFTNFFNHALKSANETKFWLGLLRDSGKAREEKVNQLLKETTELANILGSSILTLKGKRKL
- a CDS encoding peptidoglycan-binding domain-containing protein, with amino-acid sequence MQKKLLAIVMSVALVAMIVPSGAFALTAEELAAQIAALQAQLTLLTSQLNGTPSTPASGSCTVSFNANLYYGLRGGNVKALQEFLISKGHLAAGLNTSYFGPLTRAAVSAYQKAKSISPTAGYFGPLTRAAANADCGGVTPSPSPTTSPSPSPSPTPSADAVSLSSAPAASAVAKNSQNVVFFSLKFAAGSTAYTVSKIVVSRGGVSADTDIAAIKLYDGSTQIGSTQALNTTTHKATFNVSWNVPANTEKILTVKANIYSAATVGDSVTLGIAAIADIVSTSAGLAGSFPIVSNAMTIAGVSVGTLNVDVQAGLVPLATILSGAVEQEIAAWKFAAVSEGFSVKSIKVTHVGSATRTDVSNLKLKVSGAQLGSTVAELGSDNTATFDLSASPLIINSGQSKYVYAYADTAAGINTSRTVIFEITQATDVDAYGSNSGGGVTITYSSGTAFSRQTGATMTIGQGTLSVALDSATNPAVQSYVLGTTNRLVAAFKFSTGSTEGARITELTLTQASASGTATDISNISLYDGSTLIASGSMVGSTVKFGANTIGWDSGGGLFDMPVSTNKVIQVKADVPSGATAGTSRIGLKVNAAADLRADGLTSQYDLPSGSVTLGSPTPTGNGHTISSYGTLVVSLSSTTPSAQTYVKGVAGKEFTKINFTAGTGEDMLVSAVTIRCYEAGTGTGDACDSGDVTSVKLMKSDGTQFGSTVASPTASASFSGSLTVPAGTTVILTVVADVPSSSTTSSVHFDLPGAGTVADDITSTGVYSTADVTETGSATGNLMTIGTGTLTISASSSPADQTVVLSSTGVNYVSFVMTAGTAEDIRITSVKLTRTSSGTGADADISSIALYDGTTRLTAYKPWDTGGGTVTFSASDFLNSLGIDVSKGQQKVIGVYADTPSGAVNAHLNALGIDLPASVTVSGLTSGASITPTLSPTSGVNYAVTGAGEYEVTLTTAGSLTLTTNPDTPIIASQAVGAEGQGKSAVSFTKVLFTAIYEAVDIKSIRIIVSGGADGDFSAVKIYDGTTQVGSTGYLSGGLVTFNFLPGAYVRVLKNQTKVLTLVGDLAGIGSTSGASSGDAPKLCVDAVSPSYVITAEGAESKGSISVAGTTDLCGTEQILRQSVPTLAAGSLPSTLLSSGTKTLYKWTVSADAIGNIGWKAMMFHFSGSIHTDATTVRTIGTDDTTTIKTDGVYMIVATDGAADTKLIDESSMKVYNSATNTQVAGAWYFRTDTDANGGTYAVFVATNEEVISYGTTNTYELRGDLAYGGYTGDAVLVRVPDLASSVATTTYALAFGTDNAADSCTSATTVTKSFAWSDRSAAGHAVTTSDWSDDYKVPSFPLSTLTLSK
- a CDS encoding DUF5667 domain-containing protein, with amino-acid sequence MNERNLIKKIQTLNRIQPSKDWVVLTKSSILNQEFRRAVPTESGIGQILGSGEAVRTSRISEILEVFQILPRFSLGYKGYKPALVAITFVGLLVGVFGFAQNALPGSLLYPVKKMTERAETFFVSSEKLPEAQLELANRRLTELNQIVQNNQVKNMAPAINEFRQSMVEAADRLKIVDGSPKLTRGIVDEAGKLKENKEKIEALGVVVGETKEFDEAYSQWVEKKVEEQIKDLEGRSLTPSQEKLLEKAKEDYQKGGFEQALEGLLLLSYPQQ
- a CDS encoding four helix bundle protein; translated protein: MNNPLVEKADQLAHSVYCLTKNFPKEELYGIVSQLRRAALSVPLNIIEGFARKGSKDCRQFLHIAYGSLKETKYLLYFSFGEKILSKEDYLKTLAVCEEVGKMLWASIKTIEKKIIK
- a CDS encoding sigma-70 family RNA polymerase sigma factor; the encoded protein is MGNLQNRFSKIYDQYISRIYRFIFLRVNSTETAQDLTSETFVRAWDRFRAGNPKPEIKNWAAFLYQIARNLVIDFYREKSKIQIVSASYVADPGMNLEEKAILNSDMGQVKLALSKLGEEQQEVIIWRYLDGLSVKEIALILGKPEGTIRVITHRAMAALREQMNNEQ
- a CDS encoding DeoR family transcriptional regulator; translated protein: MEKQELIQLTEELYRLTLLFPKKEPLRYKIRELADNILANHLRLGLALGKQRELVLDICQDLRVLEGFFAVAKEQNWVSPGNLLRISGRYASMKQELEDTEVLVPETITAESPLDFNSPPKNTRRRDRILEILKGKGKAQVWEFKEIFPGVTKRTLRRDFEKLLAQDLVERIGQRNQTYYQPKPNITTNIV
- a CDS encoding YdcF family protein, with the translated sequence MKYDIIIVLCPWIIVGGEFPQFLNGKYLGGQIRMDAACRIFEKNNGTKFVLTGGYNEKNGGRSDKVRDMRKFLEEKCPGIQIIECPSLPCTRHNLIAIFNTWTKEDTDVIDKKIGLLTNFYHLPRALRFWGELVNSEGFKNIPVPIPISAESVIDLSGDTYIRFIEYLLTLDGEIRGLGDNEKGAYNDKCVSDRGLDSFREIVQQRPEILLTNEERKELAKRGIL